A genomic stretch from Leptotrichia sp. HSP-536 includes:
- a CDS encoding NUDIX hydrolase — translation MDNSFKFLKGAKMIHPTTGITLEYLDKAHAVCFVLFNETKEKVILVKQFRPGPKDYSVEACAGLIDGDEKPRVAAFRELKEETGYLETDVTDIEELPQGLYVSPGYTTERLYFFSARLKSDDIKPIEQSLDHGEEVEVIWVDVKDITKVSSDMKTILAVTYFSK, via the coding sequence ATGGATAACAGTTTCAAATTTTTAAAAGGTGCAAAAATGATACACCCCACAACAGGGATAACTTTGGAATATTTGGATAAAGCTCATGCAGTATGTTTTGTACTGTTTAATGAAACGAAGGAAAAAGTAATTTTGGTAAAACAGTTTAGGCCTGGACCAAAAGATTATTCGGTTGAAGCTTGTGCGGGGTTAATTGATGGGGATGAGAAACCTAGAGTGGCGGCTTTTAGAGAATTAAAGGAAGAAACTGGATATTTGGAAACAGATGTGACAGATATTGAGGAATTGCCACAAGGACTGTATGTATCGCCAGGATATACTACTGAAAGATTGTATTTTTTTAGTGCAAGATTGAAATCTGATGACATTAAGCCAATAGAACAGTCGCTTGACCACGGGGAAGAAGTAGAAGTAATATGGGTTGATGTGAAAGACATTACAAAAGTCTCAAGTGACATGAAAACAATACTTGCTGTAACATATTTTTCTAAATAA
- a CDS encoding phosphoheptose isomerase codes for MKQTQKEWARYIQDEIKKNNNYDNYKHVFVEYKDYLEKCLLENPRDVEKVCQLAITYFTVYQDGKKSVNVLEEFLKKYSEALNDDEKAIIYQDLADLHEKDAYDDKKCKYYLTKLIEMGKQSAVVWEVLGEYYLKRKKYKKALKCFQEMEKFSSEREIEDDYNYGITLFYCSCFKKSKEMLLRCYEKEPESAGILYALALCLYYTNDKQLAEPILDKLLEKVSLEKYYYDEQILFEELLDLYYLYEKYDKCALVFEREIDKLDWEEKFYYNMRFPFYFYSLKQLGNLEETQNKFSELLQKHSKYIEDIESGKIYSKDIWSEKEINEFIEEEKSEIKKILGTYKKIMNSDYKPQNKKINLEKMYKNCYLVDCPIHQKLD; via the coding sequence ATGAAACAAACACAAAAAGAATGGGCAAGATATATTCAGGATGAAATCAAAAAAAATAATAATTACGATAATTATAAGCATGTATTTGTTGAATATAAGGATTATTTGGAGAAATGTCTTTTGGAAAATCCACGAGATGTAGAAAAGGTTTGTCAGCTGGCAATAACTTATTTTACAGTATACCAAGATGGAAAAAAGAGTGTGAATGTATTAGAGGAGTTTTTGAAAAAATATTCAGAAGCTTTAAACGATGATGAAAAAGCTATTATTTATCAGGATTTGGCTGATTTGCATGAAAAAGATGCTTATGATGATAAAAAGTGTAAGTATTACTTGACAAAATTAATTGAAATGGGGAAACAATCAGCGGTTGTATGGGAAGTATTGGGAGAATATTATTTAAAAAGAAAAAAATATAAAAAGGCACTTAAATGTTTTCAGGAAATGGAAAAGTTTTCGAGCGAGAGGGAAATAGAAGATGACTATAATTATGGAATAACTTTGTTTTATTGTAGTTGTTTTAAAAAATCAAAAGAAATGTTACTGCGATGTTATGAAAAAGAGCCTGAAAGTGCTGGAATTTTGTATGCATTGGCACTATGTTTATATTATACCAATGATAAACAGTTGGCTGAACCAATTTTGGATAAATTGTTAGAGAAAGTGTCGTTAGAGAAATATTATTATGACGAGCAAATTTTATTTGAAGAACTTTTAGATTTGTATTATTTGTATGAGAAATACGATAAGTGTGCATTAGTTTTTGAGAGAGAAATAGATAAACTTGACTGGGAAGAAAAATTTTATTACAATATGCGTTTTCCATTTTATTTTTATAGTTTAAAACAATTAGGAAACTTAGAAGAAACTCAAAATAAATTTTCAGAATTGTTGCAAAAACATAGTAAGTATATTGAAGATATAGAGTCAGGAAAAATTTATAGTAAGGATATTTGGAGTGAAAAAGAAATTAATGAATTTATTGAAGAAGAAAAATCAGAAATAAAAAAGATTTTAGGAACATATAAAAAGATAATGAATAGTGATTATAAGCCACAGAATAAAAAAATAAATTTAGAAAAAATGTATAAAAATTGCTATTTGGTGGATTGTCCGATACATCAAAAATTAGATTAG
- the recR gene encoding recombination mediator RecR, whose product MKKLDNLIDVFAKLPGIGRKSAARIAFDVLEKSEADIDRMLEIIKDSHTNIKHCEICGNLSENDICEICANEKRDKEVICVVEGVRDVIAFEKSETYNGLYHVLGGKIDPLNGVTIEDLNLMKLMRRLDGNVKEIILALNPDLEGETTSLYLTKFLKDKNIKISKIASGIPMGGNIEYTDMATLGRSLEGRVNVDDVD is encoded by the coding sequence GTGAAAAAACTTGATAATTTGATAGATGTTTTTGCAAAATTACCGGGAATTGGGAGAAAAAGTGCGGCAAGAATTGCGTTTGATGTACTTGAAAAAAGTGAAGCTGATATTGATAGAATGCTTGAAATAATAAAAGATTCACATACTAATATTAAACATTGTGAAATTTGTGGAAATTTATCGGAAAATGATATTTGTGAAATTTGTGCCAATGAGAAAAGAGACAAGGAAGTAATCTGTGTTGTTGAAGGAGTGCGAGATGTAATTGCATTTGAAAAGTCTGAAACTTATAATGGACTTTATCACGTGCTTGGCGGAAAAATTGATCCATTAAATGGAGTTACTATTGAAGATTTAAACTTGATGAAATTAATGAGAAGACTGGATGGAAATGTGAAAGAAATTATATTGGCTTTAAATCCTGATTTGGAAGGGGAAACTACAAGTCTCTATTTGACAAAATTTTTAAAAGATAAAAATATAAAAATTTCAAAAATTGCCAGCGGGATTCCAATGGGCGGAAATATTGAATATACGGATATGGCGACGCTGGGGAGATCGCTGGAAGGTAGAGTTAATGTGGATGATGTAGATTAA
- a CDS encoding tetratricopeptide repeat protein gives MKLDIEVKLNDEMKKYIYEIWEKLENEDRTEYDVALENYRKYLLKETTKNPEDVSVICQLAGVCYLSKKCDSIEILETFLKRNFDILTEDEKFRIYADLAYLCEDMGCMEEKAIDYLEKAIKINPNNADIYYRLAAICFHAKMYQKSLENIKIACKMSNETKYSYGYALILIQNKEYKKAEKILDDLLMEDSDNIKYHFYRVLCEIYLGNKDTENIEKLLEKIKEFEMLEKMDYEKYLNWLTYEGFYTFDEDVIKDLYYLCNNYEKYCKYAENVNFNLEANYMAPYLYSLKQLDKFEKIDKILKEAEKEIFQNIEEMKTDEEYQKDTTEEELLEMIEDEKQKLKNINLMLEKILNTDFKPKMEIFMYLEYECWLLDCPQHLIIDEN, from the coding sequence ATGAAGTTGGATATTGAAGTTAAACTGAATGATGAAATGAAAAAATATATTTATGAAATTTGGGAAAAATTAGAAAATGAGGACAGAACAGAATATGATGTTGCACTTGAAAATTATAGGAAATACTTGTTAAAGGAAACTACAAAAAATCCTGAAGATGTTTCAGTTATTTGTCAGTTGGCGGGAGTTTGCTATTTGAGTAAAAAATGCGACAGTATAGAAATTTTAGAAACATTTTTGAAAAGGAATTTTGATATTTTGACAGAAGATGAAAAGTTTAGAATATATGCTGATTTGGCTTATTTGTGTGAAGATATGGGATGTATGGAAGAAAAGGCAATTGACTATCTTGAGAAAGCAATAAAAATTAATCCAAATAATGCAGACATTTATTACAGACTTGCAGCTATTTGTTTTCATGCTAAAATGTATCAAAAATCTCTTGAAAATATAAAAATTGCCTGCAAAATGAGTAATGAAACGAAATATAGTTATGGATATGCACTGATTTTGATTCAAAATAAAGAATATAAAAAAGCTGAAAAAATTTTAGATGATTTGTTAATGGAGGATTCAGATAACATTAAATATCATTTTTACAGAGTTCTTTGTGAAATTTATTTAGGAAATAAAGATACTGAAAATATAGAAAAACTTTTGGAAAAAATAAAAGAGTTTGAAATGCTGGAGAAAATGGATTATGAAAAATATTTGAATTGGTTGACGTATGAAGGTTTTTACACGTTTGATGAAGATGTAATAAAAGATTTATATTATTTATGTAATAATTATGAAAAATATTGTAAATATGCAGAGAATGTTAATTTTAATTTAGAAGCAAATTATATGGCACCGTATCTTTATTCTTTGAAACAATTGGATAAATTTGAGAAAATAGATAAAATATTGAAAGAGGCTGAAAAAGAGATTTTTCAAAATATTGAAGAAATGAAGACTGACGAAGAATATCAGAAAGATACAACGGAAGAAGAGCTTTTGGAAATGATAGAAGATGAAAAACAGAAATTGAAAAACATTAATTTAATGCTGGAAAAAATATTGAATACAGATTTTAAGCCTAAGATGGAAATATTTATGTATTTAGAATATGAATGTTGGTTACTGGATTGTCCACAGCATCTGATAATTGATGAGAATTGA
- a CDS encoding Txe/YoeB family addiction module toxin, producing the protein MVEEYKIYILKKANKDKEKIKQFPALKNNVEKLISLIKKNPFQTPPSYEILTKDLKGYYSRRINKQHRLVYEVIEEEKRINIISMWTHYEI; encoded by the coding sequence ATGGTAGAAGAGTACAAAATTTATATTTTGAAAAAAGCTAATAAGGATAAAGAGAAAATAAAGCAATTTCCAGCATTAAAAAATAATGTGGAAAAATTAATAAGTCTTATAAAGAAAAATCCTTTTCAAACACCACCGTCCTATGAGATTTTAACTAAAGATTTGAAAGGTTATTATTCAAGAAGAATTAATAAACAGCACAGGCTAGTGTATGAAGTTATAGAAGAAGAGAAAAGAATAAATATCATTAGTATGTGGACACATTATGAAATTTAA
- a CDS encoding histidinol-phosphatase has translation MNKTNFHTHNYRCEHAVGNVEDYVKVAIREGYTELGISDHAPMPEYYENNRMKEEDFDGYLKEIEETQEKYGDKIKIYKSLEIEYFPEFTEKYDKYREKLDYLILGLHAFRKDGDDTNYNAWKIKTEEDVLAYAKFMVEAIESKKFDYIAHPDLYVINYRIWDESCEKAAHMIAKAAEKMDVPLEVNANGIRKTFERHPDWDRYMYPYKEFWEIVKQYNVRTIIGSDTHDFNRMEDREMEIAREFAKEIGLNVIESIF, from the coding sequence ATGAATAAAACAAATTTTCACACTCACAATTACCGATGTGAACATGCCGTTGGAAATGTAGAAGATTATGTAAAGGTAGCAATTAGGGAGGGCTACACCGAGCTTGGAATATCAGATCACGCTCCAATGCCTGAATATTATGAAAATAATAGAATGAAAGAAGAAGATTTTGACGGATATTTGAAGGAAATTGAAGAAACGCAGGAAAAATACGGAGATAAAATTAAGATTTATAAATCATTAGAAATTGAATATTTTCCAGAGTTTACTGAAAAATATGATAAATACAGGGAAAAACTGGATTACCTTATTTTAGGGCTGCATGCTTTTAGAAAAGATGGAGATGACACAAATTATAATGCTTGGAAAATAAAAACAGAAGAAGATGTGCTGGCTTATGCCAAATTTATGGTGGAAGCTATAGAAAGCAAAAAATTTGACTACATCGCACACCCAGATTTGTATGTAATAAATTATCGAATTTGGGATGAAAGCTGTGAAAAAGCTGCACATATGATTGCAAAAGCAGCAGAAAAAATGGATGTACCGCTGGAAGTGAATGCAAACGGAATAAGAAAAACATTCGAAAGACATCCTGACTGGGACAGATATATGTATCCATACAAGGAATTCTGGGAAATTGTGAAGCAGTATAATGTTAGAACGATAATTGGTTCAGATACGCACGATTTTAACAGGATGGAAGATAGAGAGATGGAAATTGCTAGGGAATTTGCAAAGGAAATTGGGCTGAATGTGATTGAGAGTATTTTTTAG
- the pykF gene encoding pyruvate kinase PykF — MKMTKVVCTIGPKTESIEMLTKLVESGMNVMRLNFSHGDFEEHGARIKNIREVMKKTGREVGILLDTKGPEIRTGKLEDGKDVLLETGKKVTITTDYTFVGNAEKFAVSYPGIVDDLYEGTTVLLDDGLVGLKVESVDKASGEVHCVVTNTGELGETKGVNLPDVSVGLPALAEKDIADLKFGCEQGVDFVAASFIRKASDVAEVRKVLDDNGGKNIQIISKIESQEGVDNFDEILELSDAIMVARGDLGVEVPAEEVPFMQKMMIRKCNKAGKPVITATQMLDSMIRNPRPTRAEAGDVANAILDGTDAVMLSGESAKGKYPVEAVKMMATISKRTDEFKKFKTIETPKTEELSVTEAISSGAVSTSHALDAKLIVCWTKTGRSPRMIRKYGPTVPIIALTDNDQTARQLALVRGVRAYVEKGLDKTDDFFAKAREIAANHEEANKGDLVVMVTGISKEGTTNTFRVERVGE, encoded by the coding sequence ATTAAAATGACTAAAGTTGTTTGTACCATCGGTCCAAAAACTGAAAGTATTGAAATGTTAACAAAATTAGTGGAAAGTGGAATGAACGTAATGAGATTAAACTTTTCACATGGTGATTTTGAAGAACATGGAGCAAGAATTAAAAATATTAGAGAAGTAATGAAAAAAACAGGTAGAGAAGTAGGGATTTTATTAGATACAAAAGGACCTGAAATCAGAACTGGAAAATTAGAAGACGGGAAGGACGTATTATTAGAAACTGGTAAAAAAGTAACTATTACTACTGATTATACTTTCGTTGGAAATGCTGAAAAATTTGCAGTTTCTTATCCAGGAATTGTTGATGACTTATATGAAGGAACAACAGTTTTATTGGATGACGGTTTAGTTGGATTAAAAGTTGAAAGTGTTGATAAAGCATCTGGAGAAGTTCACTGTGTTGTTACAAATACTGGAGAATTAGGAGAAACTAAAGGTGTAAACTTGCCAGACGTTTCAGTTGGATTGCCGGCATTAGCTGAAAAAGATATTGCTGACTTGAAATTTGGTTGTGAACAAGGTGTTGACTTTGTAGCGGCTTCGTTCATAAGAAAAGCATCTGACGTTGCTGAAGTAAGAAAAGTATTGGATGATAACGGTGGAAAAAATATCCAAATTATCTCAAAAATTGAAAGTCAAGAAGGTGTTGATAACTTTGATGAAATCTTGGAATTAAGTGACGCAATCATGGTTGCCAGAGGAGATTTAGGAGTAGAAGTACCTGCTGAAGAAGTTCCGTTCATGCAAAAAATGATGATCAGAAAATGTAACAAAGCTGGAAAACCAGTAATTACAGCAACACAAATGTTAGATTCAATGATTAGAAACCCTCGTCCTACAAGAGCAGAAGCAGGAGATGTTGCTAATGCTATCTTAGATGGAACAGATGCAGTTATGTTATCAGGAGAATCTGCAAAAGGTAAATATCCAGTAGAAGCTGTTAAAATGATGGCGACTATTTCAAAAAGAACAGATGAGTTTAAAAAATTCAAAACAATCGAAACACCAAAAACAGAAGAACTTTCTGTTACAGAAGCAATTTCAAGCGGTGCAGTAAGTACTTCTCATGCATTGGATGCTAAATTAATCGTATGTTGGACAAAAACTGGAAGATCGCCAAGAATGATTAGAAAATACGGACCAACTGTACCAATTATCGCTTTGACAGACAACGATCAAACTGCTAGACAATTGGCATTAGTAAGAGGAGTTAGAGCTTACGTAGAAAAAGGATTGGATAAAACAGATGATTTCTTTGCAAAAGCAAGAGAAATTGCAGCTAACCATGAAGAAGCTAACAAAGGTGATTTAGTAGTAATGGTAACTGGAATTTCTAAAGAAGGAACAACTAATACATTCAGAGTAGAAAGAGTTGGAGAATAA
- a CDS encoding YARHG domain-containing protein, whose amino-acid sequence MKKIKIFLLCCIIFVFGINLLANDSEFNSQGGHIVPMNLSDIAIKSEKIHFKMESIKTENGMMDGMTVTVKFVFDSPKAGERYIGFITPESGRVEWLSDPENKEKRNEDYNFRNFITSVNGKNVSMKTYKLTDFLPKDIKQLKEIKKYFKEYDREKAKADAEYYRKSYVYFFKANFKKGENVVEHSYHYGGNGGSVSNYFNYVWTTISKWKNQKVDDFEVIVEPGNAFIEIPEIKMKNGKKVEWELIGEGNIDYGYRKDDVDNENVKERNLYAKLKNGYLRFKTKDFSPKDEFNLIEIFELNVINYFPDKTEKGFKYEDNLLGAAYGAEFLKEDELKKLSDDDLNIMKNYPYALKGYDFSDKKLKNYFSKFLWYVPIGKNMELDERDYDVIKDVEKIIKSRKK is encoded by the coding sequence ATGAAAAAAATTAAAATATTTTTGTTATGTTGTATAATATTTGTATTTGGAATAAATCTACTGGCAAATGATTCTGAATTTAACTCACAAGGTGGTCATATTGTTCCGATGAATTTATCCGATATAGCCATAAAGAGTGAAAAGATTCATTTTAAAATGGAAAGTATTAAAACAGAAAATGGAATGATGGATGGAATGACAGTAACTGTGAAATTTGTATTTGACAGTCCCAAGGCAGGAGAAAGATACATAGGATTTATTACACCTGAAAGTGGAAGAGTGGAATGGCTTAGTGATCCGGAGAATAAAGAAAAACGGAATGAGGATTATAATTTCAGAAATTTTATAACTTCTGTAAATGGGAAAAATGTAAGTATGAAAACGTATAAATTGACAGATTTTCTTCCGAAAGATATAAAACAGCTTAAAGAAATAAAAAAATATTTTAAGGAATATGATAGGGAAAAAGCAAAAGCGGATGCTGAGTATTATAGAAAGAGCTATGTTTATTTTTTCAAGGCAAATTTCAAGAAAGGTGAAAATGTAGTTGAACATAGCTATCATTATGGTGGAAACGGTGGATCCGTCTCTAATTACTTTAACTATGTATGGACAACTATTTCAAAATGGAAAAATCAGAAGGTGGATGATTTTGAAGTGATTGTTGAGCCAGGAAATGCCTTTATTGAAATTCCTGAGATAAAGATGAAGAATGGAAAAAAAGTAGAGTGGGAATTAATTGGGGAAGGGAATATTGATTACGGATATAGAAAAGATGATGTTGATAATGAAAATGTAAAAGAGAGAAATCTTTATGCAAAATTAAAAAATGGATATTTACGTTTTAAGACAAAGGATTTTAGTCCTAAAGATGAATTTAACTTAATAGAAATATTTGAACTGAACGTTATAAATTATTTTCCTGACAAAACTGAAAAAGGCTTTAAATATGAAGATAATCTGCTTGGAGCAGCCTACGGTGCTGAATTTTTAAAAGAAGATGAATTAAAGAAACTTTCTGATGATGATTTGAACATAATGAAAAATTATCCTTATGCATTGAAAGGTTATGATTTTTCCGATAAAAAACTGAAAAATTATTTCTCAAAATTTTTATGGTATGTTCCAATTGGAAAAAATATGGAATTAGATGAACGTGATTATGACGTTATTAAAGATGTGGAGAAGATTATAAAGAGCAGGAAAAAATAA
- the pfkA gene encoding 6-phosphofructokinase codes for MKKIAILTSGGDSQGMNTAIRAVTKAAINKGMEVYGIRRGYKGMLEDQIFPLTLLDVSGIADKGGTILLSARLPEFKDPEVRAKAAANLKKYGIDGLVVIGGDGSFHGAHYLHEEHGIKTIGIPGTIDNDVAGTDYTVGYDTALNIILDAISKLKDTATSHERTYLVEVMGRNCGDLALYSAIAGGASGVMIPETESSIDDLAEVIKKRRADGKLYDIIVVAEGVGNVVQIKEELAKRVDTSIRVTILGHIQRGGAPTAFDRILATRLAVRAVELIEEGKGGLMVGIQSEEVTTHKLSYAWENYSKASSADYVIANMLSL; via the coding sequence ATGAAAAAAATCGCAATTTTAACTAGTGGTGGAGATTCACAAGGTATGAATACAGCGATAAGAGCTGTCACGAAAGCTGCCATAAACAAAGGAATGGAAGTTTATGGAATTAGAAGAGGATACAAAGGTATGCTTGAAGATCAGATTTTTCCATTAACATTACTAGATGTAAGTGGAATCGCTGATAAAGGTGGAACAATTTTATTATCAGCAAGATTACCTGAGTTTAAAGATCCTGAAGTTAGAGCAAAAGCAGCAGCTAATTTGAAAAAATACGGAATTGATGGATTAGTTGTAATCGGTGGAGACGGATCATTTCATGGAGCACACTATTTACATGAAGAACACGGTATCAAAACAATCGGAATACCAGGAACAATTGATAATGACGTAGCTGGAACTGATTATACAGTTGGTTATGATACAGCATTAAATATCATATTGGATGCTATCTCAAAATTAAAAGATACTGCTACTTCTCACGAAAGAACGTACTTAGTGGAAGTAATGGGAAGAAACTGTGGAGATTTGGCTCTTTATTCTGCAATAGCAGGAGGGGCAAGCGGAGTTATGATTCCTGAAACTGAAAGTTCAATTGATGATTTGGCAGAAGTAATCAAAAAAAGACGTGCAGATGGTAAATTATATGATATAATCGTAGTTGCTGAAGGTGTAGGAAACGTTGTACAGATTAAGGAAGAATTGGCTAAAAGAGTTGATACAAGCATAAGAGTTACTATTTTAGGACATATTCAAAGAGGTGGAGCGCCTACTGCATTTGATAGAATTTTAGCAACAAGATTAGCTGTAAGAGCAGTTGAATTAATTGAAGAAGGAAAAGGTGGATTAATGGTTGGAATTCAAAGTGAAGAAGTAACAACTCATAAACTATCTTATGCTTGGGAAAATTATTCAAAAGCATCATCAGCTGACTATGTAATAGCAAATATGTTATCATTATAA
- a CDS encoding type II toxin-antitoxin system Phd/YefM family antitoxin — MTNTNATNLRKNLFSYLESAIDYNDVINVNTKKGNAIIISEAEYNGLLETLYLLSDPTMKEKIEVAKKASDEDYEVFEW, encoded by the coding sequence ATGACAAATACAAATGCAACTAATTTGAGAAAAAATTTATTTTCTTATTTAGAGTCGGCAATTGACTATAATGATGTTATCAATGTGAACACTAAAAAAGGAAATGCTATTATCATTAGCGAAGCTGAATATAATGGTTTATTAGAAACTCTATACCTATTATCAGATCCAACAATGAAAGAAAAAATTGAAGTGGCAAAAAAGGCTTCCGATGAAGATTACGAGGTTTTTGAATGGTAG
- a CDS encoding YARHG domain-containing protein, with translation MKELKGFLLFCLMFLIGLNLLANDWEFGSEGGHIVPMNMSDIAIKSEKLHFKLEKVKGEYGTVNEMAVTVRFVFDSPAAGEKYIGFITPEGGNEEWDEVNHFKNFRTVVNGKSVNTVSYRLTDFVPKDVKKLEEVKKYFKEYDEEKAKEEADYYKRSYVYYFKANFKKGENVIEHSYRYDGSGGVGYNDFNYVWSTISKWKNQKVDDFEVIVEPGSALIAIPEIKMKNGKYIDWKLVGEGNIDYGYRNYYDRDGQYKVLYAKLKKGYLHFKTKNFSPEDEFSLSEIAYLNGNYYFSEKTEKGYKYRDDLTKAAYSAGYLTADELKELTNEDLKIMRNYPYAVAGYDFSDKKLKDYFSKFLWYIPIGKNVELGEDDYEVINNVDKIINSRKK, from the coding sequence ATGAAAGAACTTAAAGGATTTTTACTATTTTGCTTAATGTTTCTTATTGGATTGAATTTATTGGCAAATGACTGGGAATTTGGTTCGGAAGGAGGGCATATAGTTCCGATGAACATGTCTGATATTGCAATAAAAAGTGAGAAGCTGCATTTTAAGCTGGAAAAAGTGAAGGGCGAATATGGGACAGTAAATGAAATGGCAGTGACTGTAAGATTTGTGTTTGACAGTCCTGCGGCTGGAGAGAAGTACATTGGGTTTATTACGCCTGAAGGTGGAAATGAGGAATGGGATGAAGTTAATCATTTTAAAAATTTTAGAACTGTTGTAAATGGGAAAAGTGTAAATACAGTTTCTTACAGACTAACTGATTTTGTTCCAAAGGACGTAAAGAAACTTGAAGAAGTGAAAAAATATTTTAAGGAATATGACGAAGAAAAGGCAAAAGAGGAAGCCGACTATTATAAAAGAAGCTATGTTTATTATTTTAAAGCAAACTTTAAAAAGGGAGAAAATGTAATTGAGCATAGCTATCGTTACGATGGAAGTGGCGGTGTCGGATATAACGACTTTAATTATGTCTGGTCTACTATTTCAAAATGGAAAAATCAAAAAGTGGATGACTTTGAAGTAATTGTTGAGCCTGGAAGCGCTTTGATTGCAATACCTGAAATAAAGATGAAGAATGGAAAATATATAGACTGGAAATTAGTTGGAGAAGGGAATATTGATTACGGATACAGAAATTATTACGATAGAGACGGACAATATAAAGTTCTTTATGCAAAATTGAAAAAAGGATATTTACATTTTAAAACAAAGAATTTTAGCCCTGAAGATGAATTTAGCCTATCAGAAATAGCATATCTAAATGGTAATTACTATTTCTCTGAAAAAACGGAAAAAGGCTATAAATACAGAGATGATCTAACAAAAGCCGCTTACAGTGCGGGATATTTAACAGCAGATGAATTAAAAGAACTTACTAATGAAGATTTGAAAATAATGAGAAATTATCCTTATGCAGTAGCAGGATATGATTTTTCTGATAAAAAATTAAAAGATTATTTCTCAAAATTCCTGTGGTATATTCCAATTGGAAAAAATGTGGAATTAGGAGAAGATGACTATGAAGTTATTAATAATGTGGATAAGATTATAAATAGCAGAAAAAAATAG
- a CDS encoding tetratricopeptide repeat protein — MEKQKNLERKTIKEWIKYIQEKIRNNSDYDSVYEEYKTFLENELKENPKNVEVVCQLAAVYNELTYQWEDIYKLLNEFIKKYENELTDEEKSRIYTNLGYYYDDQRDGSKRAIRTLRKAVAFNPNNSKAYYGLGADYYGAGKYDKSEEMYKRACELKDNPIYKFEYANLLIVNKKYEKAKIILEKLLKGNFDFCKEDLAKIKYSYIVNKIYLREFENIKVKIDELMLENVGNEDFWDYIFAELYYLAGKYEKSEETYAKVKNSNYEVATWWIAPYFYSIKQLNQKEKLQREFEEILEIKSEEIEDVKNSEFKREWTKYEKREEIREIKRQIKHLKAEYEKILKTDYKPEVKIYPKFLYDCFLIDCPRHQKL, encoded by the coding sequence TTGGAAAAACAAAAAAATTTAGAAAGAAAAACGATAAAAGAATGGATAAAATATATTCAAGAAAAAATTAGAAATAATAGTGATTACGATTCTGTTTATGAAGAGTATAAAACATTTTTGGAAAATGAATTGAAAGAAAATCCCAAAAATGTGGAAGTTGTTTGTCAATTAGCGGCAGTTTACAATGAATTAACCTATCAATGGGAGGATATTTATAAATTATTGAATGAATTTATTAAAAAATATGAAAATGAATTGACTGATGAGGAAAAATCACGGATTTATACTAATTTAGGGTATTATTATGATGATCAGAGAGATGGCAGTAAGAGAGCAATTAGAACTTTGAGAAAGGCTGTGGCGTTTAATCCAAATAATTCTAAGGCTTATTATGGACTTGGGGCGGATTATTATGGGGCTGGGAAATATGATAAGTCAGAAGAAATGTATAAAAGAGCTTGTGAATTGAAGGATAATCCAATTTATAAGTTTGAGTATGCGAATTTGTTGATAGTTAATAAAAAATATGAAAAAGCAAAAATTATTTTGGAAAAATTGTTGAAAGGAAATTTTGATTTTTGTAAGGAAGATTTGGCTAAAATAAAGTATAGTTATATTGTGAATAAGATTTACTTGAGAGAATTTGAAAATATTAAAGTGAAAATTGATGAATTAATGTTGGAAAATGTTGGAAATGAAGATTTTTGGGATTACATTTTTGCAGAATTGTACTATTTGGCTGGAAAATATGAGAAAAGCGAAGAGACTTATGCAAAAGTGAAAAATAGCAATTATGAAGTTGCAACTTGGTGGATTGCACCTTATTTTTATTCAATAAAGCAATTGAATCAAAAAGAGAAATTACAAAGAGAATTTGAAGAAATATTAGAAATTAAAAGTGAAGAAATAGAAGATGTAAAAAATAGTGAATTTAAAAGAGAATGGACAAAATATGAGAAACGAGAAGAAATTAGAGAAATAAAACGACAAATAAAACATTTGAAAGCAGAGTATGAAAAAATATTGAAAACAGATTATAAACCAGAAGTAAAAATTTATCCTAAATTTTTGTATGATTGTTTTTTGATTGATTGTCCACGACATCAGAAGTTATAG